The Streptomyces sp. NBC_00670 genome window below encodes:
- a CDS encoding HoxN/HupN/NixA family nickel/cobalt transporter: protein MALPARPSGRSSATPAAPTDPATPAADAAAVPTVSFRWRREDTVRTAGLLAVILALHVVAFGVLFLLVVPEHYEVGSKAFGIGLGITAYTLGMRHAFDADHIAAIDNTTRKLMADGKRPVSVGFWFALGHSGVVVAMAALVAGGAALAGTLLDDGSRTHQVLGVVGTTVSGGFLYLIAALNLVALLGILRVFRAMRAGTYDEEALEAHLDSRGFMNRILGRLTRSISRPGQMFPLGFLFGLGFDTATEVTLMVMAGSGAAAGLPWYAILCLPLLFAAGMSLFDTLDGTFMNFAYQWAFSNPVRKVFYNLTITGLSIAVAFVIGTIELVGVLHEKLDLTDSVTGWIAGLDLDNVGYVIAGLFVVVWALAIGYWRLARVEQRWGRPRAADGG, encoded by the coding sequence ATGGCCCTGCCCGCGCGCCCTTCCGGGCGATCGTCCGCGACCCCCGCGGCCCCCACAGACCCCGCGACCCCCGCGGCCGACGCGGCCGCCGTCCCCACCGTCTCCTTCCGCTGGCGGCGTGAGGACACCGTCCGTACCGCCGGACTGCTGGCGGTGATCCTGGCCCTGCACGTGGTGGCGTTCGGGGTGCTGTTCCTGCTGGTGGTGCCCGAGCACTACGAGGTCGGCTCCAAGGCCTTCGGCATCGGGCTCGGCATCACCGCCTACACGCTCGGCATGCGGCACGCCTTCGACGCCGACCACATCGCGGCCATCGACAACACCACCCGCAAGCTCATGGCCGACGGCAAGCGTCCGGTGTCGGTCGGGTTCTGGTTCGCGCTCGGGCACTCCGGCGTGGTGGTCGCCATGGCCGCGCTGGTGGCGGGCGGCGCCGCGCTCGCCGGCACGCTGCTGGACGACGGCTCGCGCACGCACCAGGTGCTGGGCGTGGTCGGCACCACCGTCTCCGGCGGCTTCCTGTATCTGATCGCCGCCCTGAACCTGGTGGCGCTGCTCGGCATCCTGCGGGTGTTCCGGGCGATGCGGGCCGGCACGTACGACGAGGAGGCGCTGGAGGCGCATCTGGACTCGCGGGGGTTCATGAACCGGATCCTGGGCCGGCTCACCCGCTCCATCAGCCGTCCGGGGCAGATGTTCCCACTCGGCTTCCTCTTCGGGCTCGGCTTCGACACCGCGACCGAGGTGACGCTGATGGTGATGGCGGGCAGTGGTGCGGCCGCGGGGCTGCCGTGGTACGCGATCCTGTGCCTGCCGTTGCTGTTCGCCGCCGGGATGAGCCTGTTCGACACGCTGGACGGGACGTTCATGAACTTCGCCTACCAGTGGGCGTTCTCCAACCCGGTGCGCAAGGTGTTCTACAACCTGACGATCACGGGGTTGTCGATCGCCGTCGCGTTCGTGATCGGGACGATCGAGCTCGTTGGCGTGCTGCACGAGAAGCTGGATCTGACGGACTCCGTGACGGGGTGGATCGCGGGGCTGGATCTCGACAACGTCGGGTACGTGATTGCCGGGCTGTTCGTGGTGGTGTGGGCGTTGGCCATCGGGTACTGGCGGCTGG
- a CDS encoding ArsR/SmtB family transcription factor: MHLVPADRADRRTIDGHRVCEAIAAIGEPEAVRAWADRFSLLADPGRLSLLLALDRTGPLAVSDLAIATGMNDPAVSQALRLLRTAEVVAGERQGRIVRYRVIDPVMLDLLKLVRTT, from the coding sequence ATGCATCTCGTCCCCGCCGACCGTGCCGACCGGCGCACCATCGACGGCCACCGGGTGTGCGAGGCCATCGCCGCCATCGGTGAGCCGGAGGCCGTACGCGCCTGGGCCGACCGCTTCTCCCTGCTCGCCGACCCCGGCCGGCTCTCCCTCCTGCTGGCCCTCGACCGGACGGGACCGCTCGCCGTCTCCGACCTCGCCATCGCCACGGGCATGAACGACCCGGCGGTCTCGCAGGCGCTGCGGCTGCTGCGGACGGCGGAGGTGGTGGCGGGGGAGCGGCAGGGGCGGATCGTGCGGTACCGGGTGATCGACCCGGTGATGCTGGACCTTCTGAAACTGGTCAGAACCACCTGA
- a CDS encoding cell division protein SepF, translating to MTSASRRGGPVNSHDVTDEQWEGLAQVVPLRGRDAWPSAVDHRSYDHRAYAEAETEARRRFVVLRVNVFADARDVAETLMAGVPVLLDLTNAETEVAKRVLDFSTGVVFGLASGMHRVDKNVFLLTPPDTEVTPPQ from the coding sequence ATGACCAGTGCGAGCCGACGGGGAGGGCCGGTGAACAGCCACGATGTCACCGACGAACAGTGGGAAGGGCTCGCCCAGGTCGTGCCGCTGCGTGGCCGGGACGCCTGGCCGTCGGCGGTGGACCACCGTTCCTACGACCACCGGGCCTACGCCGAGGCCGAGACGGAGGCCAGGCGCCGGTTCGTCGTCCTGCGGGTCAACGTCTTCGCCGACGCCCGCGACGTCGCCGAGACGCTGATGGCCGGCGTCCCGGTCCTCCTCGATCTCACCAACGCGGAGACGGAGGTCGCCAAGCGCGTCCTCGACTTCAGCACGGGAGTCGTCTTCGGCCTGGCCAGCGGCATGCACCGGGTCGACAAGAACGTCTTCCTCCTCACCCCACCGGACACGGAGGTCACCCCGCCCCAGTAG
- a CDS encoding DUF6099 family protein produces MDAVRLIVESRRALTDSEDALRITAEAWQAYALAQAIGSRLAVSGPPQLRGEALGLTELAGRGCGVLDAPPPLVADLRAAHLTELGDARKALLELGSLLVEVAMSLVALASTAGEEGAYWQCMEAIDAADESRDRVQEMLRRLALTEEEPTRWDAALG; encoded by the coding sequence ATGGACGCGGTGCGGCTCATCGTGGAGAGCAGGCGTGCCCTGACGGACAGCGAGGACGCCTTACGGATCACGGCGGAGGCGTGGCAGGCCTACGCCCTGGCGCAGGCGATCGGCAGCCGGCTCGCGGTGTCCGGCCCCCCGCAGCTCCGCGGCGAGGCGCTGGGGCTGACGGAACTGGCGGGCAGAGGGTGCGGGGTCCTGGACGCCCCGCCACCCCTCGTCGCCGATCTGCGCGCCGCGCACCTCACCGAACTGGGCGACGCGCGCAAGGCATTGCTGGAACTGGGCTCGCTGCTCGTGGAGGTGGCCATGTCACTGGTCGCCCTCGCGAGCACGGCGGGAGAGGAAGGGGCGTACTGGCAGTGCATGGAAGCGATCGACGCGGCGGACGAGTCCCGGGACCGTGTCCAGGAGATGCTCCGCCGTCTGGCACTGACGGAGGAGGAGCCCACCCGCTGGGACGCGGCACTGGGCTGA
- a CDS encoding nucleotide pyrophosphohydrolase, producing the protein MNEHPHEEQPHDQHPPDLAHLQRRLVDFAAARGWWPHHTPKNLAAALSVEASELLEIFQWLTPEQSERVMTDPETAFRVRDEVADVLAYLLQLCERLDVDLLTALDEKIDRNEIRFPAPAPVPEPGTAPEPAPEA; encoded by the coding sequence GTGAACGAACACCCGCATGAGGAACAGCCCCATGACCAACACCCGCCGGATCTGGCCCATTTGCAACGCCGGCTCGTGGACTTCGCGGCCGCGCGCGGCTGGTGGCCGCACCACACCCCGAAGAACCTGGCGGCCGCGCTGAGCGTGGAGGCGTCCGAACTGCTGGAGATCTTCCAGTGGCTGACACCGGAGCAGTCGGAACGGGTGATGACGGACCCCGAGACCGCGTTCCGGGTCCGGGACGAGGTCGCTGACGTGCTGGCGTATCTGCTCCAGCTCTGCGAGCGGCTGGACGTCGACCTGCTGACGGCGCTGGACGAGAAGATCGACCGCAACGAGATCCGCTTCCCCGCACCCGCCCCGGTGCCCGAACCGGGGACTGCCCCGGAGCCCGCCCCCGAGGCGTGA
- a CDS encoding ATP-binding protein, with product MHPPPAPARTPTTLRPHLTELHLSTYAGHRRTTLPLGRLTLLTGPSGSGKSRALEAYAALARLAAGADLTEAFPAPATCVPRTARPDPQHRRGFRIGCTADGPAGPVRLDVAVQVEPELRLVGERLTSDGLPLLQTALRDPGRRVVQAAWHTAGAVPVTRGPLPDDRLGTALLPLRVAGGTDGQRRVLAAAEQMVVALRSVFPCDPRPERMRAPVAPGGGRLLSGCDNLADVLFRTREECGQRHALLVAAVRAGTAGTVTGLRVEHGDDGLLRACVDRGEGSPATPLELLGDGELRHLALALVLLTGPGVLEVDPVGEVPAALQTLTVLADGLDRSLDPHQLRELLRLAVRMCDRGHIRLIGAVADASRVAGVEGVTVLHLGA from the coding sequence ATGCACCCGCCCCCGGCCCCCGCGCGGACCCCCACCACCCTCCGCCCCCACCTCACCGAACTCCACCTCTCCACCTACGCCGGCCACCGCCGCACCACCCTCCCGCTGGGCCGTCTCACCCTCCTCACCGGCCCCAGCGGCAGCGGCAAGTCCCGCGCCCTGGAGGCCTACGCCGCCCTCGCCCGCCTCGCCGCCGGCGCCGACCTCACGGAGGCGTTCCCGGCCCCGGCGACCTGCGTGCCCCGCACCGCCCGCCCCGACCCCCAGCACCGCCGCGGCTTCCGCATCGGCTGCACCGCCGACGGCCCCGCCGGTCCCGTCCGCCTCGACGTGGCCGTCCAGGTCGAACCCGAACTCCGCCTCGTCGGCGAACGGTTGACGTCCGACGGGCTGCCGCTGCTGCAGACCGCGCTGCGCGACCCCGGCCGCCGCGTCGTGCAGGCCGCCTGGCACACCGCCGGCGCCGTCCCGGTGACGAGGGGGCCGTTGCCCGACGACCGGCTCGGCACCGCCCTGCTCCCGCTGCGCGTGGCCGGGGGCACCGACGGTCAGCGCAGGGTGCTCGCGGCCGCCGAGCAGATGGTGGTGGCACTGCGCTCGGTCTTTCCCTGCGACCCGCGCCCCGAGCGGATGCGCGCCCCCGTGGCACCGGGCGGGGGCCGGCTGCTGTCCGGCTGCGACAACCTCGCCGACGTGCTGTTCCGCACCCGCGAAGAGTGCGGGCAGCGGCACGCGCTGCTGGTCGCCGCCGTCCGCGCCGGCACCGCGGGGACGGTGACCGGACTGCGGGTGGAGCACGGTGACGACGGCCTTCTCCGCGCCTGCGTCGACCGCGGCGAGGGCTCCCCGGCCACGCCGCTCGAACTGCTCGGCGACGGCGAACTGCGCCATCTCGCCCTCGCCCTGGTACTGCTCACCGGGCCCGGAGTCCTGGAGGTGGACCCCGTGGGGGAGGTCCCGGCGGCATTGCAGACGCTCACCGTGCTGGCGGACGGCCTCGACCGCTCCCTGGACCCGCACCAGCTGCGGGAACTGCTGCGGCTGGCGGTGCGGATGTGCGACCGCGGGCACATCCGGCTGATCGGCGCGGTCGCCGACGCCTCGCGGGTGGCCGGGGTGGAGGGCGTGACGGTGCTACACCTGGGCGCGTGA